The Pantanalinema sp. genome contains the following window.
GGCATCCACACCGTCTTCGGGCAGGTGATCAAGGGCCAGGACGTGGTCGACGCCATCAAGCCCATGGACAAGATGGAGAAGGTCGTCATCCAGGAAGGCTAAGCCTTCGTGCGAGCGTTGCGGCCGGCGCCGCGCGCCGCTAGGATCGAAGGGCGTTCCCCGCGCGGGGAACGCCCTCTTTTTCGTTACGAGGCCAAGGAGACAGCCGCCATGCGCGCGCCCTCAGGGATCGGCAAGGTCCTGTTCACCCCCGACGGCCGGGCGCACGGGCGCGTCACGGACGTGGTCTTCGACCTGGCGACGGGCCTGATCCTGGGCTACGAGATCACCCGGCCGGACCTCAGCCGGCGCATGGTGCCCGCGATCGCGCCGGTGCGCGAGGAGGCCGAGCGGATCGTCGTGGTCCCGGCGGCCATCAAGGCGGCCACCGAGGACCTGTCGGCCCTCAT
Protein-coding sequences here:
- a CDS encoding PRC-barrel domain-containing protein, yielding MRAPSGIGKVLFTPDGRAHGRVTDVVFDLATGLILGYEITRPDLSRRMVPAIAPVREEAERIVVVPAAIKAATEDLSAL